A window from Opitutia bacterium ISCC 52 encodes these proteins:
- a CDS encoding MFS transporter: MSESTKRTKDSPWWKGVTRYQWLVLLIASLGWIFDIFEGQIFVTSMNEMMASLLPPDVPADNRDAVAKIALGVFLVGGAVGGVFFGMLSDRIGRARTMVITILVYSIFTCMTAFAQEAWQVIVLRFFVAMGVGGEWAVASAMVAEVFPKWARVRSLGIFHATSTLGSYLAIAAGAFIVGNPALNTEAIPDLNWRLAFGIGVLPALLTIWIRVKLKEPESWKKAREIAKTDPTKRTGRIGDLFKGELRRRTLVGVALAAIGLATFWGVKIYGRNLMRSAAEREVVSQNEGSMVDNAAALEANFSEIKKTEMKGHFLVMTGGLLGMLAFGPVSERIGRRGAFSFFFIGGFASSALLFGLFTDMSIGFYWWALPVFGFLVSGIHAGYAIYFPELFPSRLRGTGGGLCFNLGRIIAAPVLFLTAWMQGSMGFTTNQTAAWLSVFFLLGLIIVRYAPETQGEDLPE, translated from the coding sequence ATGAGCGAATCTACCAAACGCACAAAGGACAGCCCGTGGTGGAAAGGCGTAACCCGCTATCAATGGCTGGTACTCTTGATCGCGTCATTGGGTTGGATCTTCGATATTTTCGAAGGTCAGATTTTCGTTACCAGTATGAACGAAATGATGGCGTCCCTCCTACCCCCAGACGTTCCGGCAGATAATCGAGATGCCGTAGCGAAAATTGCATTGGGGGTATTCCTAGTTGGCGGTGCAGTGGGCGGCGTATTTTTCGGAATGCTAAGTGACCGCATTGGCCGGGCACGCACCATGGTCATTACGATCCTGGTGTATTCTATATTTACCTGCATGACCGCTTTTGCCCAAGAGGCCTGGCAAGTGATCGTATTGCGCTTCTTTGTTGCTATGGGCGTGGGCGGAGAATGGGCCGTGGCCAGCGCGATGGTGGCAGAGGTTTTTCCAAAATGGGCACGCGTCCGTTCGTTGGGGATTTTTCATGCAACCAGCACTTTGGGCTCCTATTTGGCTATTGCTGCAGGTGCTTTCATTGTGGGAAATCCTGCACTGAATACGGAAGCGATTCCGGATCTAAACTGGCGGCTGGCTTTTGGGATTGGTGTCCTTCCCGCGTTGTTGACCATTTGGATTCGTGTAAAATTGAAGGAACCGGAGAGCTGGAAGAAAGCGCGCGAGATCGCGAAAACGGATCCGACTAAACGCACTGGGAGAATTGGTGATTTATTTAAAGGTGAACTTCGAAGGCGAACCTTAGTCGGCGTCGCTCTAGCAGCGATCGGTCTGGCCACCTTTTGGGGTGTAAAGATCTATGGAAGGAACCTGATGAGAAGCGCTGCGGAGCGAGAAGTCGTTTCTCAGAACGAAGGATCTATGGTCGATAATGCGGCCGCACTGGAAGCGAATTTCAGCGAGATCAAAAAGACCGAAATGAAAGGCCACTTCCTAGTCATGACAGGGGGGCTGTTAGGCATGCTCGCATTTGGGCCCGTCAGTGAGCGAATCGGGCGTCGAGGAGCGTTTTCCTTTTTCTTCATTGGAGGATTCGCAAGCAGTGCCCTCTTGTTTGGATTATTTACCGATATGAGTATTGGCTTTTATTGGTGGGCCCTGCCGGTGTTCGGATTTCTGGTGAGTGGCATACATGCCGGTTACGCGATTTACTTTCCTGAATTATTTCCATCCAGATTGCGAGGAACGGGAGGCGGCTTGTGTTTTAACCTGGGACGTATCATAGCTGCGCCGGTGTTGTTCCTAACAGCATGGATGCAGGGATCTATGGGGTTTACAACCAATCAAACGGCCGCTTGGCTGAGCGTGTTCTTTCTCTTGGGCTTGATCATTGTACGATACGCACCTGAGACCCAAGGTGAGGACTTACCCGAATAA
- a CDS encoding DUF3604 domain-containing protein — protein MISFSDFKLLFGDMHNHCGISYAHGSLEDALCNARERLDFVSITGHAHWPDMPKPNEDIQYIIDFHEEGFAKLKKGWPKMMETLKEYNDEGNFVVFPGFEVHYCSDGDRNMLYKDFDGDILYPKDLDDLHNQLRTLREQGKDSIAQPHHVGYLKGTRGIDWNTFNPEFAPFVEMLSMHGCSESSENIKPFLHSMGPSDWESTIQYGLQQGHVIGFSGGTDHHSAHPGSYGHGMTGLWAASGNREDVWEALLQRRMFALTGDRMDLRFQVNGTPMGSVIDAEEQRKIELALQAGGAIDCVDILRDGVLVKRFSQYEMDTPNPSANEMVHTKIYLELGWGARHKSCNWLAELGIGDGEILAVEPRFRGQEVVSPVEADAMSSYYTSKIIESGSQAVTFETVTSGNPNNSTNMSQGVCIEVKMPRNGMVWANLNGKKVEWPLAKLMKGARSGVLKDIDSPAYRFNRAPEPNQWKWNGEWEDESKEGHNYYMRVRQRNDQWGWSSPVFLKHESKQPII, from the coding sequence ATGATTTCATTCAGTGATTTTAAACTGCTCTTCGGTGACATGCATAACCATTGCGGTATTTCCTACGCACATGGCTCGTTGGAGGACGCACTTTGCAATGCTCGCGAGCGATTGGATTTTGTAAGCATCACAGGTCATGCTCACTGGCCGGACATGCCGAAACCCAACGAAGATATTCAATACATCATCGACTTCCATGAAGAGGGATTTGCCAAGCTAAAGAAAGGCTGGCCTAAGATGATGGAAACTTTGAAAGAGTATAATGACGAAGGAAACTTTGTCGTGTTTCCAGGCTTCGAAGTCCATTACTGCTCCGACGGCGACAGAAACATGCTCTACAAGGATTTCGATGGAGACATCCTGTATCCAAAAGACTTGGACGACCTCCACAACCAACTTAGGACACTGCGTGAGCAAGGAAAAGATTCAATCGCACAACCCCACCATGTTGGATATCTCAAGGGAACACGCGGTATCGACTGGAACACATTTAATCCGGAGTTTGCACCGTTCGTAGAAATGCTCTCCATGCACGGTTGCTCCGAGTCTTCGGAAAACATCAAACCGTTTCTCCATTCGATGGGACCCAGTGATTGGGAAAGCACCATCCAATACGGGTTACAGCAGGGGCATGTTATTGGATTTTCAGGAGGCACCGATCATCATAGCGCTCACCCTGGAAGCTATGGACATGGCATGACTGGACTCTGGGCAGCATCGGGTAATCGAGAAGATGTATGGGAGGCACTATTACAACGCCGCATGTTTGCACTCACGGGTGACCGTATGGATCTGCGTTTCCAGGTAAATGGTACGCCAATGGGCTCGGTAATCGATGCTGAAGAACAACGAAAGATCGAATTGGCACTGCAAGCCGGTGGGGCCATTGACTGCGTGGACATTTTGCGAGACGGCGTTCTGGTGAAACGCTTTTCACAATATGAAATGGATACTCCCAATCCATCAGCCAATGAAATGGTTCACACCAAAATTTATTTAGAATTGGGATGGGGAGCACGCCACAAATCCTGCAACTGGCTAGCAGAACTAGGTATAGGAGATGGCGAAATTTTGGCCGTCGAGCCCCGTTTCCGTGGACAGGAGGTAGTCTCCCCCGTAGAGGCAGATGCTATGAGCAGTTACTACACCAGTAAAATCATTGAGTCAGGAAGCCAGGCCGTAACATTCGAAACAGTAACTAGTGGAAACCCCAATAATTCCACCAATATGTCTCAAGGGGTCTGCATAGAAGTAAAGATGCCTCGCAACGGAATGGTGTGGGCAAATCTTAACGGCAAAAAAGTTGAATGGCCGCTGGCAAAGCTCATGAAGGGCGCGCGCTCAGGTGTATTAAAGGACATTGATTCACCCGCCTACCGCTTCAATCGAGCACCAGAACCAAACCAGTGGAAATGGAACGGTGAATGGGAAGATGAGAGTAAAGAAGGGCATAATTATTATATGCGAGTAAGACAGCGCAATGACCAATGGGGTTGGAGTTCACCGGTTTTCTTGAAGCATGAGTCCAAGCAGCCTATAATATAA
- a CDS encoding Gfo/Idh/MocA family oxidoreductase, which translates to MKQDKESPYSISRRTFLGHAAASALGALPLKASASSYTRSVGANDRIRIGQIGCGQRGFGTHQRYVKQHAQGENLVVVAVCDPYKPAREKAAANVKDYTGKSPKQFSTYRDMLEMKDLDAVMIASPDHVHTLHLEAVAEAGKHCYAEKPLGIEFDALKRAVDAAQEAKIIVQVGTQQRTEPSNVGVQKLMETGILGHLSRVEQVRNAAEPYWYKRVDRTVRKEDLDWDEFTNGRTDKPFDPVLYTGWYGYYEFCQGPVPQWGSHYIDLVHYLTGLSIPKTCNCHGGTYTWKDDYKFTAPDQIDAIWSYPEDTVVTYTTNFGNSSGNRTRLLGEKGTLELERRGTAIYTAEGGINRDGSIRGKNEVEDIKRPDHFQNWFQALRGNAEPHAPLEAGYRHAVATIMAQMSYESGRRSRYHADSRKITLD; encoded by the coding sequence ATGAAACAAGATAAAGAATCACCCTACTCTATCTCACGTCGCACTTTTCTAGGCCATGCTGCTGCCTCTGCGCTAGGTGCATTGCCACTCAAAGCTTCGGCCTCTTCCTACACGCGCAGTGTAGGAGCCAACGACCGCATTCGCATCGGCCAAATCGGTTGTGGACAACGTGGTTTCGGAACTCACCAGCGCTATGTGAAACAGCATGCCCAAGGAGAGAACCTCGTAGTCGTAGCGGTATGCGATCCTTACAAACCGGCTCGAGAAAAAGCTGCAGCCAATGTAAAGGATTACACTGGAAAAAGTCCCAAGCAATTTTCGACCTACCGGGACATGTTGGAGATGAAAGATCTGGACGCGGTGATGATCGCTTCTCCTGATCATGTTCATACGCTTCACCTGGAAGCGGTGGCCGAGGCTGGCAAACATTGTTATGCGGAAAAGCCACTGGGTATTGAGTTCGATGCACTTAAGCGGGCGGTAGATGCCGCCCAAGAAGCCAAGATCATCGTGCAAGTCGGTACGCAACAACGCACCGAGCCTTCCAACGTGGGGGTACAAAAACTGATGGAAACAGGTATTCTGGGTCACCTCTCTCGTGTGGAACAGGTACGCAATGCGGCCGAACCTTATTGGTACAAACGAGTCGATCGAACTGTCAGAAAGGAAGACCTTGATTGGGATGAATTCACCAATGGAAGAACGGACAAACCTTTCGACCCCGTTCTCTATACGGGCTGGTATGGCTACTATGAATTTTGCCAAGGACCGGTGCCACAATGGGGCAGTCACTATATCGACCTCGTTCATTACCTGACCGGTCTCAGCATACCGAAAACCTGTAATTGCCACGGGGGTACTTACACCTGGAAAGATGACTACAAATTCACTGCTCCAGACCAGATCGATGCGATATGGAGTTACCCCGAAGACACGGTGGTTACCTATACAACCAATTTTGGAAACAGTAGCGGCAATCGAACCCGACTACTCGGCGAAAAAGGAACCCTTGAACTTGAGCGCCGCGGCACGGCAATTTACACCGCTGAAGGTGGCATCAATCGCGATGGATCCATCCGAGGCAAAAACGAGGTCGAGGATATTAAGCGCCCGGACCATTTTCAAAATTGGTTCCAAGCCTTGCGCGGAAATGCAGAGCCCCATGCTCCATTGGAAGCCGGCTATCGCCATGCTGTAGCAACCATCATGGCTCAAATGTCTTACGAATCAGGTAGGCGCTCTCGCTATCATGCAGATAGCAGAAAGATTACTTTAGATTAA
- a CDS encoding sulfatase-like hydrolase/transferase, translated as MNDFRMNKLSSMFSTCLLFLLMAAVGLFKIPAFAEPQNILIITADNLGYGDIKSYNPDSMILTPRLDRLATESARLTSFYTASSTCTVSRACLLTGRIPQRHGLDYQLPGLEGNYGVGLNQNEVLIPQVLKAAPEPYVTGCFGKWNIGFAAGSRPTERGFDEFVGHASGNMDYYTHNYRLKHDLYEGTEELDRIGEYATDIFADAAIDFIERRSKEEQPWFCYLPFNAPHFPSARNKQPGEPNIWQAPDRAFEAYGWSPEEQNYEKRYAAVVTALDQAIGRVLDALNEAGVADNTFVFFMSDNGGFRLDREGIDIGINDPLRSGGVTCWEGGIRVVAMARWPGQIQEGSIIDETLWSPDLMTACAELSGADLPSGVVFDGKDPLPILMEGAESEHESLFFVYRNHAALRAGHWKIVRVDPEHPWQLYNLKEDLSESNDLAQQRPERVAKLEELFREWGDSF; from the coding sequence ATGAACGATTTCCGAATGAATAAGTTGAGCTCAATGTTCAGCACTTGCCTGCTCTTTCTGTTAATGGCGGCCGTGGGATTGTTCAAAATCCCGGCATTTGCAGAGCCCCAAAACATCCTGATCATCACGGCCGACAATCTCGGGTATGGGGATATTAAGAGCTACAATCCGGACTCGATGATCCTAACTCCACGGCTGGACCGCCTGGCAACAGAGAGTGCACGATTAACAAGTTTCTATACGGCATCTTCCACTTGCACGGTGTCGCGAGCCTGTTTGTTAACGGGGCGTATTCCGCAACGTCATGGCTTGGACTATCAACTGCCAGGCTTGGAAGGTAATTATGGTGTGGGCTTGAATCAGAATGAGGTGCTGATTCCTCAGGTGTTGAAGGCCGCACCCGAGCCCTACGTCACGGGGTGCTTTGGAAAATGGAATATTGGTTTCGCCGCAGGATCGCGTCCGACGGAGCGAGGATTTGATGAATTTGTCGGGCATGCTTCAGGCAACATGGACTACTATACACATAACTACCGTTTGAAGCACGACCTCTATGAAGGCACCGAGGAGTTGGACCGGATAGGCGAGTACGCTACGGACATCTTTGCCGATGCTGCGATTGATTTTATTGAACGACGTTCAAAAGAAGAGCAGCCCTGGTTCTGTTACTTACCCTTTAATGCCCCTCACTTTCCCAGTGCCAGAAACAAGCAGCCTGGGGAACCGAATATTTGGCAGGCTCCGGATAGGGCTTTTGAAGCCTACGGTTGGTCGCCCGAGGAACAGAATTATGAGAAGCGGTATGCCGCTGTGGTGACTGCTCTCGATCAGGCGATTGGTCGTGTGCTCGATGCATTGAATGAGGCAGGAGTCGCAGATAACACCTTTGTCTTCTTCATGTCTGACAACGGCGGCTTTCGACTCGATCGTGAAGGCATCGACATAGGCATCAACGACCCATTGAGGTCGGGGGGTGTCACCTGTTGGGAGGGTGGTATCCGTGTGGTCGCCATGGCTCGCTGGCCTGGGCAGATTCAAGAAGGCAGTATCATCGATGAAACCCTCTGGTCCCCTGATTTGATGACTGCTTGTGCGGAGCTCTCTGGAGCTGATTTGCCGAGTGGGGTTGTATTCGATGGTAAAGATCCTCTCCCTATTCTGATGGAGGGAGCCGAGTCAGAGCATGAGTCCTTGTTTTTTGTGTATCGCAATCATGCCGCTTTGAGGGCGGGTCACTGGAAGATTGTGAGAGTCGATCCTGAACATCCCTGGCAGCTGTACAATTTGAAAGAGGATCTTTCAGAGTCGAATGATTTGGCGCAACAGAGGCCTGAAAGGGTAGCGAAGTTGGAGGAGTTGTTCAGGGAGTGGGGAGATTCATTTTAG